From Aquipuribacter hungaricus, the proteins below share one genomic window:
- a CDS encoding YajQ family cyclic di-GMP-binding protein codes for MAADSSFDVVSKLDRQEVDNALNQAVKEVQQRYDFKGTDASVRWSGDDVIRIEANSEERCTAVLDVLQTKLVKRGVSLKALESGEPRASGKTYLLDSTLKEGLSQEVAKKIGKLVRDEGPKGVKAQITGDEMRVSAKSRDDLQEVIALLKGADLDVALQFVNYR; via the coding sequence GTGGCAGCGGACTCGTCGTTCGACGTCGTCAGCAAGCTCGACCGCCAGGAGGTCGACAACGCGCTCAACCAGGCGGTCAAGGAGGTCCAGCAGCGGTACGACTTCAAGGGCACCGACGCCTCGGTGCGCTGGTCCGGCGACGACGTCATCCGCATCGAGGCCAACAGCGAGGAGCGCTGCACCGCCGTCCTCGACGTGCTGCAGACCAAGCTCGTCAAGCGCGGGGTCTCGCTCAAGGCGCTGGAGTCCGGGGAGCCGCGCGCCTCCGGCAAGACCTACCTGCTCGACTCGACCCTCAAGGAGGGCCTGAGCCAGGAGGTCGCCAAGAAGATCGGCAAGCTCGTCCGCGACGAGGGCCCCAAGGGCGTCAAGGCGCAGATCACGGGCGACGAGATGCGGGTCTCGGCCAAGAGCCGCGACGACCTGCAGGAGGTCATTGCCCTGCTCAAGGGCGCCGACCTGGACGTCGCGCTGCAGTTCGTCAACTACCGCTGA